Part of the Natronogracilivirga saccharolytica genome is shown below.
ATCACTCAGTAAGCGACACCGCAGAGTACGGCGGAATGACATCCGGGCCGAAAGTGATCGACTCCGGTACCCGGCAGCGGATGGAAGAAATTCTGGAGAACATCCAGAGCGGGAAATTTGCCCGTGACTGGATTCTGGAAAACAAGGCCGGAAGAGCTTCTCTGGAAGCCTTGCGGCGCAAACACGATCGACTGCCCATTGAAAAGATCGGTGGTGAACTGCGCGATATGATGAGCTGGATAAAAAAATAGGACTGACTGATTCATGGAAACCCGAACGATAGACCTGTTTGATACCACGCTGCGTGACGGCACCCAGGGTGAAGGCATTTCGCTTTCATCGGAAGATAAAATGCGTATTGCCCGGCGTCTGGACCAGGCAGGCATTGATTACATCGAAGGTGGCTGGCCCGGGTCCAATCCAAAGGACCTGGATTTTTTCACTAAAGCCAGAGATCACAGGTTTGATCATGCCCGTCTTGTCGCATTCGGAAGCACCATGCGCTACGGCAATACGCCCGAAAAAGACCCCAACCTCATGGCGTTGGTTGAGGCCGGCACGCCTGCGGTCTCCATTTTCGGCAAAACCTGGCTGTTTCACGTACATCAGGCACTTGGTATTACCGATCGGGACAACCTGGATCTGATCCGGCAATCTGTTGCGTTCATGACAGCGCATGATAAAGAGGTGGTTTATGATGCAGAGCACTTCTTTGACGGGTACAAGGACAACCCGGACTATGCGCTGCAAACTCTGCAGCAAGCCGCACAGGCCGGCGCTTCGGCGCTGGTGTTGTGCGACACCAACGGCGGCACCCTGCCGCAGGAAGTCTCCGAGATCGTGCGGACCGTCATCGGGCGGTTTCCGGACACGGTTATCGGAATTCATGCCCACAACGACGGGGAGCTGGCGGTAGCAAATACCCTGGCAGCTGTGGAAAGCGGATGCCGTCACGTTCAGGGAACCATCAACGGATACGGCGAGCGATGCGGCAACGTCAACCTCTGCTCGGTGATCCCGAATCTTCAGCTGAAGATGGGGTACGACTGCATCGATCCGGACAAAATGGCCAAAGTAACCAGCCTTTCGCACTATGTAAGCGAGGTAGCCAATGTCATGCCGTTTGATCATCAGGCCTTCGTCGGGAAAAGCGCCTTTGCTCACAAAGGCGGCATCCACGTCAGCGCCGTGATGAAAAACCCGTCCACATACGAGCATATTGAACCCGAGACCGTGGG
Proteins encoded:
- the cimA gene encoding citramalate synthase — its product is METRTIDLFDTTLRDGTQGEGISLSSEDKMRIARRLDQAGIDYIEGGWPGSNPKDLDFFTKARDHRFDHARLVAFGSTMRYGNTPEKDPNLMALVEAGTPAVSIFGKTWLFHVHQALGITDRDNLDLIRQSVAFMTAHDKEVVYDAEHFFDGYKDNPDYALQTLQQAAQAGASALVLCDTNGGTLPQEVSEIVRTVIGRFPDTVIGIHAHNDGELAVANTLAAVESGCRHVQGTINGYGERCGNVNLCSVIPNLQLKMGYDCIDPDKMAKVTSLSHYVSEVANVMPFDHQAFVGKSAFAHKGGIHVSAVMKNPSTYEHIEPETVGNKRRVLVSDLSGKSNIHYKSDELGIDLLSYGDKVPEIVGALKDLENQGFQYEAAEGSLDLLIRKITGEWQDLFELKGFRVIIEKNERAEVRSEATIRLLVNGEEEHTAADGNGPVHALDAALRKAICKFYPEVDQMQLSDYKVRVLNEKDGTGAKVRVLIDSQNNGTSWGTVGVSENIIEASWQALMESMAYYLQQQKITTENHS